In Chryseobacterium camelliae, one DNA window encodes the following:
- a CDS encoding M16 family metallopeptidase: MNILKRITIVSSIAAASFCGYAYGQDFQWKEATSNGYTYRYVTNDPTAARYYKLKNGLTVILSPTKKDPRIQVYVATKAGSKTDPADHTGLAHYLEHMLFKGTDQFGSKDWSKEKPLLDRIDALYEQYNQTKDEAKRKEIYKEIDKVSGEAAKYAIANEYDKMMSGMGADGTNAFTSFEQTVYTEDIPANVVDKFLAVQAERFRQPVLRLFHTELEAVYEEKNRSLDDDGDKVFEVMFANLFPNNNYGKQTTIGTIEHLKNPSLKAIREYFNTYYVPNNMGVIMSGDFNPDEMIAKVDKAFSYMKPKTIPAYNIGQEKNISAPVVKEVVGPNPENIMLGFRFPGATTRDARMLNLVGNMLTNGQAGLIDLDLVKKQKLLSAYAFPYVLKDYSVLLLQGRPTEGQSLDEVRTLLLQEIDKLRKGEFSEDLIQSIVNNEKKSLIEKSEKYSSRASILMDEFTSDIDHRTSLEYIEEISKISKKDIMDFAAKYLQDNNYVAVYKRKGEDKGIVKVDKPTITPVSVNREDQSPFLKKIDAMPENSIAPVWLNYDKDIAKNKLGSIDVLSVKNTDNDLFRLYYHFDSGKWNNKILPLAAEYLQYLGTKDKSSETISKDFYRLASSFRVNAGNEETYVTLEGLNENFSQTLSLFEDLIKNCQADQAALDAYKTRLKKARANAKQNKGTIMAGLRSYAQYGPQNPFNNVLSDAELDALKAEDLIRVLHDLFSYQHKVLYYGPKTGNELTASLKPIHILPAKLKELQKTKTFVQIPTDNNKVLFAHYDMVQAEIFWVRNSDPYNVSITPTVSLFNNYFGGGMGSIVFQTIRESKALAYSTYSYFSLPGKKEDKDMIMAYVGTQADKFNESTTAMNELLNDLPKSEQLFETAKSGLRKTIASERITQDGIIFNYLRAQKLGNNSDIRKTVYETAPKLSFADIQSFHDKEMKGKNYTYCIVASQDKVNEAEMKKLGEVKKLNLTEIFGY, encoded by the coding sequence ATGAACATCTTAAAAAGAATAACCATTGTTTCCAGTATTGCTGCGGCGAGTTTCTGCGGATATGCATACGGACAGGACTTCCAGTGGAAAGAAGCCACTTCCAATGGATATACCTACCGTTACGTAACTAACGACCCTACTGCTGCGCGATACTACAAACTCAAAAACGGACTTACCGTAATCCTGAGCCCCACCAAGAAGGATCCCAGGATACAGGTTTATGTAGCCACTAAAGCAGGAAGCAAAACAGATCCTGCAGACCATACCGGACTTGCCCATTACCTGGAGCACATGCTTTTCAAAGGTACAGACCAGTTCGGGTCTAAAGACTGGTCTAAAGAAAAGCCTCTGCTGGACCGTATCGACGCTTTGTATGAGCAATATAACCAGACAAAGGATGAGGCTAAAAGGAAAGAAATCTACAAAGAGATTGATAAAGTATCCGGGGAGGCAGCCAAATATGCGATCGCCAATGAATATGACAAAATGATGTCCGGAATGGGCGCCGATGGTACCAATGCCTTTACATCATTTGAGCAGACGGTATATACCGAGGATATTCCGGCCAATGTGGTGGATAAATTCCTGGCCGTTCAGGCTGAGCGTTTCAGGCAGCCGGTTCTGAGGCTTTTCCATACCGAGCTTGAAGCCGTATATGAAGAAAAAAACAGATCCCTGGATGACGACGGTGACAAAGTGTTTGAGGTAATGTTCGCTAATTTGTTCCCGAATAACAATTACGGTAAGCAAACGACTATCGGGACTATTGAGCACCTTAAGAATCCATCCCTGAAAGCGATCCGGGAATATTTCAACACATATTACGTACCGAATAATATGGGAGTAATCATGTCCGGAGATTTCAATCCGGATGAGATGATTGCCAAGGTGGACAAAGCTTTCTCCTACATGAAGCCTAAAACCATTCCTGCCTACAACATCGGCCAGGAAAAAAATATTTCAGCACCTGTTGTGAAGGAAGTGGTTGGCCCGAATCCGGAGAATATCATGCTTGGATTCCGTTTTCCCGGAGCTACAACCAGAGATGCCAGAATGCTGAACCTGGTAGGCAATATGCTTACCAACGGACAGGCCGGCCTTATAGACCTCGATCTTGTTAAAAAACAAAAACTTCTTTCCGCCTACGCTTTTCCTTACGTCCTGAAGGATTATTCTGTCCTCCTTCTTCAGGGAAGACCTACGGAAGGACAGTCGCTGGATGAGGTAAGGACCCTTTTATTACAGGAGATTGATAAGCTGAGAAAAGGGGAATTTTCAGAAGACCTGATCCAGTCAATCGTCAATAATGAAAAGAAAAGCCTAATTGAGAAAAGCGAAAAATATTCTTCCAGAGCAAGCATCCTGATGGATGAATTCACATCTGATATCGACCACAGGACTTCGCTGGAGTATATTGAAGAAATTTCCAAAATTTCTAAAAAGGATATTATGGATTTCGCTGCAAAATACCTTCAGGACAATAATTATGTAGCGGTATACAAACGTAAAGGTGAAGATAAAGGGATTGTAAAGGTAGATAAGCCGACCATCACCCCTGTTTCTGTAAACAGGGAAGATCAGTCACCATTCCTGAAAAAGATCGATGCCATGCCTGAAAACAGCATTGCACCGGTATGGCTGAATTACGATAAGGATATTGCTAAAAATAAACTGGGCAGCATAGATGTGCTTTCGGTAAAGAATACGGATAATGATCTGTTCAGGCTATATTATCATTTCGATTCTGGTAAATGGAACAATAAAATACTTCCACTGGCTGCGGAATACCTGCAATATTTAGGAACGAAAGACAAATCATCAGAAACCATCAGCAAGGATTTCTACAGGCTAGCTTCAAGTTTCAGGGTAAATGCCGGGAATGAAGAAACTTATGTGACACTGGAAGGGCTTAATGAAAACTTCAGCCAGACCTTATCCCTTTTTGAGGACCTGATTAAAAACTGCCAGGCAGACCAGGCTGCACTTGATGCCTATAAAACAAGGCTGAAAAAAGCCCGCGCCAATGCCAAACAGAATAAAGGGACCATCATGGCCGGATTGAGAAGCTATGCTCAGTACGGACCACAAAACCCTTTCAATAACGTTTTAAGCGATGCCGAACTGGATGCCCTTAAGGCAGAAGACCTGATCAGGGTGCTTCATGATCTTTTCAGCTATCAGCATAAAGTATTGTACTACGGACCGAAAACAGGAAATGAACTTACGGCTTCCCTTAAACCGATCCATATTTTGCCTGCTAAACTGAAGGAGCTGCAGAAAACCAAAACATTCGTTCAGATTCCTACGGATAATAACAAAGTGCTTTTTGCGCATTACGATATGGTGCAGGCAGAGATTTTCTGGGTGAGGAACTCCGATCCTTACAATGTTTCTATCACACCTACCGTAAGCCTGTTTAACAACTATTTCGGCGGCGGAATGGGATCTATCGTATTCCAGACCATCCGGGAATCCAAAGCACTGGCCTACTCTACTTATTCTTATTTCTCGCTTCCGGGCAAAAAAGAAGATAAGGATATGATTATGGCCTATGTAGGAACCCAGGCAGATAAGTTCAATGAATCTACTACTGCCATGAACGAACTTTTAAACGATCTTCCGAAGTCTGAACAGCTGTTTGAAACTGCCAAGAGCGGATTGAGAAAGACCATCGCTTCTGAAAGAATCACACAGGACGGTATTATTTTCAATTATCTCAGAGCACAGAAGCTCGGCAACAATTCCGACATCAGGAAAACGGTGTATGAAACGGCTCCAAAGCTGAGCTTTGCCGATATTCAAAGCTTCCATGATAAGGAAATGAAAGGTAAAAATTATACCTACTGTATCGTAGCCTCTCAGGATAAAGTAAATGAAGCTGAAATGAAAAAGCTGGGCGAAGTGAAAAAGCTGAACCTGACTGAAATTTTTGGATACTAA
- a CDS encoding pyridoxal phosphate-dependent aminotransferase — translation MNKLSDRVNRLGYSQTFVMSNRAREMKASGIDVISLTLGEPDFDVPDTIKQAAFDAINENYSHYSPVPGFLELRQAISEKLKRDNKLDYKPSQICVSNGAKQAILNVLAALINDGDEVLLPVPYWVSYDEMVKMMGGISVMLPTSYVTDFKITAEQLEEAITDKTKVILFSSPCNPSGGYYTYDELWSLAKVIAKYPHVTVISDEIYEFINYETSTTSIAQFPEVYEQTAVINGMSKAFAMTGWRIGYSACPEWLAKACEKIQGQMTSGANTVAQRASITALQADPSEYKYMIDAFKSRRDLVYDLMKEIPGFKVLLPKAAFYFFPDISYYIGKTLNGVEIKDSDDFAMFILEHAHVGCVGGVSFGSPECIRFSYAASEEELKEAMRRIKTLLDQFN, via the coding sequence ATGAACAAACTTTCAGACCGGGTAAACAGACTGGGTTATTCGCAGACTTTCGTGATGTCCAACAGAGCCAGAGAAATGAAGGCCAGCGGAATAGACGTCATTAGCCTTACTTTAGGCGAACCCGATTTCGATGTACCGGACACGATCAAACAAGCAGCTTTCGATGCTATTAATGAAAATTACAGCCATTACTCTCCCGTTCCCGGATTCCTGGAACTCAGGCAGGCTATTTCAGAAAAACTGAAAAGAGACAATAAACTTGACTATAAACCATCGCAGATCTGCGTTTCCAACGGAGCGAAACAAGCAATCCTGAATGTGCTTGCCGCACTGATCAACGACGGCGATGAAGTCCTTCTTCCTGTACCTTACTGGGTGAGCTATGATGAAATGGTAAAAATGATGGGCGGAATCTCTGTCATGCTTCCTACCTCATATGTCACCGATTTTAAAATCACAGCGGAACAGCTGGAAGAAGCCATTACAGATAAAACCAAAGTGATCCTGTTCAGCTCACCGTGCAACCCGTCCGGAGGATACTATACCTATGACGAATTATGGTCACTGGCTAAAGTGATTGCCAAATATCCGCATGTAACCGTGATTTCAGACGAAATCTATGAGTTTATCAATTACGAAACCAGCACCACTTCCATCGCCCAGTTCCCCGAAGTTTACGAACAGACGGCCGTAATCAACGGAATGTCAAAAGCATTTGCCATGACAGGATGGAGAATCGGGTATTCTGCCTGCCCTGAATGGCTGGCAAAAGCCTGTGAAAAAATTCAGGGGCAGATGACCAGCGGCGCCAATACCGTTGCGCAGAGAGCCTCTATTACAGCTTTACAAGCTGATCCTTCGGAATATAAATACATGATTGATGCCTTTAAATCCAGAAGGGATCTTGTATATGACCTGATGAAGGAAATCCCTGGCTTCAAAGTTCTGCTGCCGAAAGCCGCCTTCTACTTTTTCCCGGATATATCCTATTACATAGGGAAAACGCTAAACGGCGTTGAAATTAAGGATTCCGATGACTTTGCCATGTTTATTCTGGAACATGCCCATGTAGGATGTGTAGGCGGAGTTTCTTTCGGAAGCCCGGAATGCATCCGGTTTTCCTATGCCGCTTCGGAAGAAGAACTGAAAGAGGCCATGAGGAGGATCAAAACCTTGCTTGATCAGTTTAATTAA
- a CDS encoding GLPGLI family protein — protein MYKVLFLFLFSIVSAQYYRFVYEYTMKPDIHKKDSAVTDYMNLDTDGRTSYFYNAAKYERDSVYQEDKSYAKLLSAKTFDQNLGYIIKKDYSGKAIQLYDRFKTANLSVSGLEAPVWNIQKEFRTLHNIYCQKATAQYKGRIWEAWFSKEYPVSDGPYTFTGLPGIVVQIQDSDQDHIFTLTQVKKIPSVFSLLPKSGKKVSFAEYRKIMNGFTFSIEDIEGMNIDKQTGNADLQLKGGYTARFGLDEMKKFKNMDAEISKRLRRTNNPIEKD, from the coding sequence ATGTACAAAGTCTTATTCCTTTTTCTGTTTTCTATTGTTTCTGCCCAGTATTACCGTTTTGTGTATGAATATACCATGAAGCCGGACATCCATAAAAAAGATTCAGCGGTCACTGATTATATGAACCTCGATACCGATGGCAGAACCTCCTATTTTTATAATGCTGCAAAATATGAACGGGATTCCGTATACCAGGAAGATAAAAGTTATGCAAAACTGCTTTCAGCCAAAACCTTTGATCAGAATCTCGGTTATATTATCAAGAAAGATTATTCAGGGAAGGCCATCCAGTTATACGACCGTTTTAAAACGGCCAACCTTTCAGTTTCTGGCCTTGAAGCTCCGGTTTGGAACATCCAGAAAGAGTTCAGGACTCTCCATAATATCTACTGTCAGAAAGCAACGGCGCAGTACAAGGGACGGATTTGGGAAGCCTGGTTCAGCAAGGAATATCCTGTCAGTGACGGACCTTACACCTTTACAGGCCTTCCGGGGATCGTGGTGCAGATTCAGGATTCTGACCAGGATCATATTTTTACCCTCACCCAGGTTAAAAAGATCCCTTCTGTTTTTTCCCTGCTTCCCAAATCAGGTAAGAAAGTCTCTTTCGCGGAATACAGGAAGATCATGAACGGTTTTACGTTCAGTATTGAGGATATTGAAGGCATGAATATCGATAAGCAAACCGGAAATGCAGATTTACAGCTTAAAGGCGGTTATACAGCCAGGTTCGGGCTTGATGAAATGAAAAAGTTTAAGAACATGGATGCTGAAATTTCAAAACGGCTAAGAAGAACCAATAACCCTATTGAAAAGGACTGA
- the rsmG gene encoding 16S rRNA (guanine(527)-N(7))-methyltransferase RsmG — protein sequence MSIPLLLKYFPDLTETQKEQFAGLEALYHEWNEKINVISRKDMESLYEKHILHSLGIAKAMEFAPGTKVLDIGTGGGFPGIPLAILFPESKFTLIDSIGKKITVVKAVAEGVGLTNVTAIHGRAEKVKEKFHFVVSRAVTQMPEFLRWLKGKFEKEQFNPRHNGVLYLKGGDLAEELAGIKCEIISLKNYFEEEFFETKKVVYLSKGNFNS from the coding sequence ATGTCTATACCGTTACTATTAAAATATTTCCCGGATCTTACAGAAACTCAGAAGGAACAGTTTGCCGGACTGGAAGCACTGTATCATGAATGGAATGAAAAAATCAATGTCATTTCCAGAAAAGATATGGAATCCCTGTATGAAAAACATATCCTGCATTCCCTGGGGATTGCGAAGGCTATGGAATTCGCACCCGGAACAAAGGTCCTGGATATCGGAACCGGCGGAGGTTTTCCCGGTATTCCGCTGGCCATTCTTTTCCCGGAGTCTAAATTTACGCTGATTGACTCTATTGGTAAAAAGATCACTGTGGTGAAGGCGGTTGCTGAAGGCGTAGGACTTACCAATGTAACTGCTATTCACGGAAGGGCCGAGAAAGTAAAGGAAAAGTTCCATTTTGTGGTGAGCCGTGCGGTAACGCAGATGCCAGAATTCCTGCGGTGGCTGAAAGGGAAATTTGAGAAGGAACAGTTTAATCCTAGGCACAACGGGGTACTTTACCTGAAAGGAGGAGATTTGGCAGAGGAACTTGCCGGGATTAAGTGTGAAATCATCAGCCTCAAAAATTATTTTGAAGAAGAATTTTTTGAAACCAAAAAAGTGGTTTATCTTTCAAAAGGTAATTTTAATTCTTAA
- a CDS encoding DUF922 domain-containing protein, producing MKWIFLVPVLISGSLFSQKIIWKENNRLKWENFKSKINSQQGDNVVAYTHCGWEYSVVKSSDPKIPVRIEVTTIFNENQSWKDVKRINDYVLLHEQKHFDIAEIHARKLRKEISEKIRTSGDYTKYFQAVYNRVLNDYRKFQAVYDRETRHGMNEEKQAEYNRLVSEELENLKSYAAS from the coding sequence ATGAAGTGGATTTTTTTAGTTCCGGTATTGATCTCCGGAAGCCTTTTCAGCCAGAAAATCATCTGGAAGGAAAATAACAGGCTGAAATGGGAAAATTTCAAAAGCAAAATCAACAGCCAACAGGGTGACAATGTGGTTGCCTATACCCATTGTGGCTGGGAGTATTCAGTAGTCAAGTCCAGTGATCCTAAAATTCCTGTAAGGATTGAGGTAACGACGATCTTCAATGAGAATCAGTCATGGAAAGATGTCAAGCGCATTAATGATTATGTGCTCCTTCATGAGCAGAAACATTTTGATATTGCCGAAATCCACGCCCGTAAACTGAGGAAAGAAATTTCGGAAAAGATCCGGACTTCAGGAGACTATACCAAATATTTTCAGGCTGTTTACAACAGGGTTTTAAATGATTACCGAAAATTCCAGGCTGTGTATGACCGTGAGACCCGCCACGGGATGAACGAAGAAAAACAGGCGGAATACAACCGGCTGGTCAGTGAAGAGCTGGAAAACCTTAAAAGCTACGCTGCCTCTTGA